The sequence CCCGGATCATCATGCTGACCGTCGCCGAGGACCTGGACGGGGTCGCGCTCGCGGTCGCCGCCGGTGCCCGCGGCTATCTGCACAAGGACGCCTCCCGCGCCGAGCTGCGGGCCACCGTCACCCAGGCGCTGGCCGACCCGACGTGGCGGCTCGCCCCGCGCCGGCTGCGGTCCGCCGAGATGGGCGCGGCCCCCACGCTCACCGCGCGCGAGATCCAGGTGCTCGAAGGCATGAGCCACGGCCGCTCCAACGCGGAGATCGGCCGTGAGCTGTTCCTCTCCGAGGACACGGTCAAGACCCACGCCAGGCGGCTGTTCAAGAAGCTCGGGGCCTCGGACCGCGCCCATGCGGTGGCCCTGGGCTTCCGCTGGGGGCTGGTCCGCTGACGCCCGGCCCGGACCGCCCCCGTCCGCAGAGCGGCGGACGGGGCGACGGGACGGGTCACCAGCGGTACGACCCCGGATCCGGGTGCCCGCCGACGGCGCCATGTGACGCTTCCCGGCCGATGACGCATCCTTGAGTCGTGGAGTTCCTCAGGAACGATTCGGTCGAGCGGAAGGGGAGGGCGCAGGACATGACATCCGGCGCACCCGCTCATAACGCTTCGGTGCACAACTCGGGACGCGATGGAGCGGACCTTGC is a genomic window of Streptomyces sp. SID8374 containing:
- a CDS encoding response regulator transcription factor, translated to MTSVLVCDDSPLAREALRRAVATVPGVERVTTAANGEEVLRRWGADRSDLILMDVRMPGLGGVETVRRLLSADPGARIIMLTVAEDLDGVALAVAAGARGYLHKDASRAELRATVTQALADPTWRLAPRRLRSAEMGAAPTLTAREIQVLEGMSHGRSNAEIGRELFLSEDTVKTHARRLFKKLGASDRAHAVALGFRWGLVR